In Rhodoferax sediminis, the sequence ACACCCGGTCAAGGGTTTCCACTGACGCGGTCTGCCGCCGGCGTGTCCGCTGCACGGACGCGGCGGGCGGCCGAATGTATCCTCGGTGGACACAACCGGGCCTCGCAGCGGCGAAAAGCGCGGCACGCTAGTTGCAAGGTAATCGGGCGGAGACTTTCCGCCCCCACCAGAAAGCCATGCAACTTCGACACCTGCGCTATTTCATGGCGGCCGCCGAGGAGGAGCATTTCGGCCGCGCGTCCGACCGTTTGTACGTCACCCGGCCTGCGGTTTCCCAGATCATCGCGGACCTGGAGAGCGAGCTGGGCACGCCGCTGTTCGAACGGCTGGCGCACCGAGTCCGTCTGACCGCCGCGGGACGCGCATTGCTGCCGCAGCTGCAGTCGGTGATGAACGACCTGGACGACGCGCTGGCCATGGCCAAGCGGGTCGGTGAGGGCAAGAGCGGCAACCTCAATATCGGCTACGGCTCGCTCACGCTCCTGCATTCGCTCTTCCGTGCTGCCGTCAAGCAGTTCCACGAGAGCTATCCCGAAGTCACCCTGTCGCTGCTGGAGATGGCGACTTCCGAGCAGCCGAAGGCGCTGGCCGAAGGGAAGATCCACGCCGGCTTCATGCACTTCGGTCCGCGGCCCGCGCTGCTGCGCAAGAAGCACGGCGACGGCGTGCTCGCGCAGGACGAAACGGTGCTGGACTGGTTCCGCATCCAGACCGGGGGGCTCGGCGTGGTCGTTCCCAGGGAACACCCGCTCACGACGCGCAAGTCGCTCACCCTCGCGGAACTGGCCGGCGAACGCTTTGTCGTCGTCCCGCGTTCCAGCAGCAGCCCAGGTTACGGACCGCTGTACACCCTCTGCCAGAAAGCCGGCTTCGAGCCGAACATCGTGCAGGAAGTCAGCTCCATCGCCTCGCAGCTGAATCTCATCTCGGTGGGCATGGGCATCGGCCTTGCGGTGATCGGCAAGAACTTCACCTATCCGGTGGGCGTGGCCGTCATCCCCCTGCACGAGGAGAACTACACCACCACATTTGCCTTCGGCTGGGTGAAGGGCCAGACGGACCCCGCCCTGGACCGCATGATCAAGATCGTCAAGACGTTGGCGCAGTAGCAGTAAAAGTGACACACCCGTCGTAGGCTGGGTTCGCGCAGCGACCCCACCCTACAGCAGCTACGCCAGCGTGTCCTGCCGGCAGGCCGTTACCAGCGCGTCCACGGCGGCAAGGCCTTCGCCCTTCTTCTTCACGATCACCGGGTTGATCTCGAACTCCTGCACCTCGGTGCTGGCGACGAACAGGTCACCGAAGCGCACCGCGGCGCGCGCGAGCGCCTCCACGTCGGCGGCTGGTTTGCCACGGAAACCCTCGAGCAGGGTCCACAACTTAAGCTTGCGCAACGCGGCCACGACTTGCTCCTCGGAGACCGGCAACGCCAGGTAGGTCACATCGCGGAACAGCTCGATGGCGACGCCGCCCATGCCGATGGAGACCACCGGCCCGAAATCGGCATTGCGCAGGCAGGACAGCACCACCTCGACGCCATCGCCCACCATCTCCTGCACCAAGATGCCGGCCTGCGGCTTGCCCATGCGCTGGCGGAACTGCTGCGCCAGCGCGTCGACATCCTCGGCGGACTGGACGCGCAG encodes:
- a CDS encoding acetate--CoA ligase family protein, coding for MHRDPLVVKVLPSDAEHKTEMGLVKLRVQSAEDVDALAQQFRQRMGKPQAGILVQEMVGDGVEVVLSCLRNADFGPVVSIGMGGVAIELFRDVTYLALPVSEEQVVAALRKLKLWTLLEGFRGKPAADVEALARAAVRFGDLFVASTEVQEFEINPVIVKKKGEGLAAVDALVTACRQDTLA
- a CDS encoding LysR substrate-binding domain-containing protein, translating into MQLRHLRYFMAAAEEEHFGRASDRLYVTRPAVSQIIADLESELGTPLFERLAHRVRLTAAGRALLPQLQSVMNDLDDALAMAKRVGEGKSGNLNIGYGSLTLLHSLFRAAVKQFHESYPEVTLSLLEMATSEQPKALAEGKIHAGFMHFGPRPALLRKKHGDGVLAQDETVLDWFRIQTGGLGVVVPREHPLTTRKSLTLAELAGERFVVVPRSSSSPGYGPLYTLCQKAGFEPNIVQEVSSIASQLNLISVGMGIGLAVIGKNFTYPVGVAVIPLHEENYTTTFAFGWVKGQTDPALDRMIKIVKTLAQ